Proteins from a single region of Chryseobacterium scophthalmum:
- a CDS encoding SusC/RagA family TonB-linked outer membrane protein, protein MKKSIITLGILLSTTSFIFAQEKQSTNKTTDSTKSKTKEIEEVVVIAYGTQKKGEVTGSVGKVNVSSFKDRPISRVDQALTGQIAGVKTRATSGKPGEPLEIRVRGSASISASNSPLYVVDGMVADDMANISPDDVQSIEVLKDAASTAMYGSRGSNGIVIVTTKKGVSGKPSFSFSQYYGVQTIEKKLDIMNSAEWIDYATESINKRWVALSPGNSASDSYAVRANYFNLANTTDYNLANITYMVDPRWGTDQVANIDWQDAFYRPAAIQNYQLSVRGGSQNVKYAISAAYFDQEGMALNTGFNRFNLSAVIDVNISDKWKAGITLRPSYSQSYGAAVDGKDNEAHKMLSMVPVAELSAGLYTNFWKNIRYRWAGSTVSPIGTLENTTNDTNEFRLLSTMYMSYDILPGLNFKISGGATNNFNINTGYIPTFNLVTNIPGQVSIASRRTVNYNRYLGEALLNYKKTFGSHTIAALAGYSAENYRTTSQYNRNKGFANDDLKTFNFTQSASVLNSEYTASEWMLTSLFGRVNYDYQKKYMLFASIRRDGSSRFGWNNLYGTFAAFGGAWKMDEEEFFKDKTWLSNLKLRYSWGENGNNNIGDYRAFGTLAGGNYSFGGGLSNGLIPNTIPNPNLTWEKTQSSDFGFELGLFNRIDFTADYYIKKTNDLLLQQPIPYTTGYNIMWKNVGSVQNKGLEFELSTKNLTGAFKWNTSANIAFNNNKVLQLGSDNAPIYTGFSSSTNIIKVGEELNSFYLYEAIGVLSTADINNSAVAKTTGAIAGDVKYRDFNGDGKIDENDRHIVGSPTPDYYWGFTNTFSYKGFDLSVFFQGQKGGYSYALLGRAIDRTGMGTTTNVMGNWANRWRSDADPGDGKTPRLDGTTGSLLDTRWLYDATYIQLKNVTLGYNFEQELVKKLKISNLRVYVSLENVWRKDHYYGGYNPESVQSDGTDYGAYPNAKVYMMGLNFNF, encoded by the coding sequence ATGAAGAAATCTATAATAACTCTTGGTATTTTACTAAGTACCACAAGTTTTATCTTCGCACAGGAAAAACAATCTACCAATAAGACCACGGATAGTACAAAATCTAAAACAAAGGAGATAGAGGAAGTAGTCGTTATTGCTTATGGTACACAAAAAAAAGGAGAAGTTACCGGTTCTGTCGGAAAAGTGAATGTCTCAAGTTTTAAAGATCGTCCTATTTCACGGGTTGATCAGGCATTAACAGGACAGATTGCAGGTGTTAAAACCCGTGCTACTTCAGGAAAACCGGGAGAGCCACTGGAAATCAGAGTTCGTGGTTCGGCTTCGATATCGGCAAGTAATTCTCCTCTTTATGTAGTAGATGGAATGGTAGCGGATGATATGGCCAACATTTCTCCGGATGATGTGCAATCGATTGAAGTACTTAAAGATGCCGCATCTACAGCAATGTACGGATCACGAGGTTCTAACGGAATTGTGATTGTAACAACCAAAAAAGGAGTTTCTGGAAAGCCGTCATTCTCATTTTCCCAGTATTATGGGGTTCAGACTATTGAAAAAAAGCTGGACATCATGAACAGTGCAGAATGGATTGATTATGCAACCGAATCTATTAATAAAAGATGGGTGGCTTTATCTCCTGGTAATTCAGCTTCAGACAGCTATGCGGTAAGAGCAAATTATTTTAATCTGGCAAATACTACCGATTATAATTTAGCAAATATTACTTATATGGTAGATCCGAGATGGGGAACCGATCAGGTTGCAAATATTGATTGGCAGGATGCTTTTTATCGTCCAGCCGCAATTCAGAATTATCAGTTATCGGTAAGAGGAGGAAGTCAGAATGTAAAATATGCGATTTCGGCTGCGTATTTTGATCAGGAAGGTATGGCGCTAAATACTGGTTTTAATAGATTCAATTTAAGTGCAGTTATTGATGTCAACATTTCTGATAAATGGAAAGCGGGAATTACTTTACGACCAAGTTATTCTCAAAGTTACGGAGCTGCAGTAGACGGAAAAGATAATGAAGCGCATAAAATGCTTTCTATGGTTCCTGTTGCAGAATTATCTGCAGGTCTTTATACCAATTTCTGGAAAAATATAAGATACAGATGGGCTGGTTCTACAGTAAGCCCGATTGGAACTTTAGAAAACACAACGAATGATACCAATGAGTTCAGATTGTTGTCTACGATGTACATGTCTTATGATATTTTACCGGGTTTAAATTTTAAAATTTCGGGAGGTGCTACAAATAATTTTAATATCAATACGGGTTACATTCCAACTTTTAATTTAGTTACCAATATTCCGGGGCAGGTAAGTATTGCGAGCAGAAGAACGGTAAATTATAACCGATATTTAGGAGAGGCTTTATTAAATTATAAAAAGACTTTCGGAAGCCATACTATTGCCGCTCTTGCCGGATATAGTGCAGAAAACTACAGAACGACTTCGCAATATAATCGTAACAAAGGTTTTGCGAATGATGATTTAAAAACGTTTAACTTCACTCAGTCTGCATCAGTATTAAACTCAGAATATACTGCTTCAGAATGGATGTTGACTTCATTGTTTGGTCGTGTAAACTATGACTACCAAAAAAAATATATGCTATTTGCAAGTATTCGTAGAGATGGCTCATCCAGATTTGGATGGAACAATCTTTATGGAACTTTCGCAGCATTTGGGGGAGCATGGAAAATGGATGAAGAAGAATTTTTTAAAGATAAAACATGGTTAAGCAATTTAAAACTAAGATACAGTTGGGGAGAAAATGGGAATAATAACATTGGAGATTACCGTGCTTTTGGTACACTTGCCGGAGGTAATTATTCATTTGGCGGAGGCTTATCAAACGGTTTAATACCCAATACAATTCCCAATCCGAATTTAACCTGGGAAAAAACACAGTCTTCAGATTTTGGTTTTGAATTAGGCTTATTCAACAGAATTGATTTTACAGCAGATTATTACATCAAAAAAACCAATGATCTTCTTTTGCAGCAGCCAATTCCTTATACAACAGGCTACAATATTATGTGGAAGAATGTAGGTTCGGTTCAAAACAAAGGTTTAGAATTCGAACTAAGCACAAAAAACTTAACGGGAGCATTTAAATGGAATACTTCGGCGAATATTGCCTTCAATAATAATAAAGTTTTACAATTGGGAAGTGATAATGCGCCTATTTATACAGGTTTTAGCAGCAGTACCAATATTATTAAGGTAGGGGAAGAGCTTAATTCATTTTATTTATATGAAGCGATTGGGGTGCTTTCTACTGCAGATATTAATAATTCAGCAGTTGCCAAAACAACTGGAGCGATTGCAGGAGACGTTAAATACAGAGATTTTAACGGTGATGGGAAAATTGACGAAAATGACCGTCATATTGTAGGAAGTCCTACTCCTGATTATTATTGGGGGTTTACCAATACATTTTCTTATAAAGGTTTTGATCTTTCTGTGTTTTTCCAAGGTCAGAAAGGTGGATATAGTTATGCATTGCTTGGACGTGCAATTGACCGTACCGGAATGGGAACTACAACTAACGTAATGGGGAACTGGGCAAATCGTTGGCGTTCTGATGCAGATCCGGGAGACGGAAAAACACCAAGATTAGACGGTACTACAGGAAGTCTTTTAGATACAAGATGGTTGTATGATGCGACTTACATTCAGCTGAAAAATGTGACTTTAGGATATAATTTTGAGCAGGAATTAGTGAAAAAATTAAAAATTTCTAATCTAAGAGTGTATGTCAGCTTAGAAAATGTCTGGAGAAAAGATCATTATTATGGTGGCTACAACCCAGAATCTGTACAATCAGACGGTACCGATTACGGAGCATATCCTAATGCAAAAGTATATATGATGGGCTTAAACTTTAACTTCTAA
- a CDS encoding DUF7674 family protein: MKNIEKKVINENGAIEHLKVFYPSLQKEIVQLSAQDNFAGIIQTTVDHLKNLLQESKINIVNHNIKMMDWLYRNGTQNVKQIIENLFVRSFRSFKKQTDTHQWNMLYQYMPVSFQKIYVKQSKMDEILFKRH, from the coding sequence ATGAAAAATATTGAGAAGAAAGTAATTAATGAAAATGGGGCAATTGAACATTTAAAAGTATTCTATCCTTCGTTACAAAAGGAGATCGTGCAACTTTCAGCACAAGATAATTTTGCAGGAATCATTCAGACAACCGTAGATCACTTAAAAAATCTATTGCAGGAATCAAAGATTAATATTGTAAATCACAACATCAAAATGATGGACTGGTTGTACAGAAACGGAACGCAAAACGTAAAACAGATTATTGAGAATCTTTTTGTAAGATCTTTCAGAAGTTTTAAAAAACAAACCGACACTCACCAATGGAATATGTTATATCAATATATGCCGGTAAGTTTTCAGAAGATTTATGTAAAGCAGTCAAAAATGGACGAAATCTTATTTAAAAGACACTAA
- a CDS encoding nucleoid-associated protein, with protein sequence MFTKIVVHRVGNKINGESLILSQEELQLDEGTVEMLENYFLGSFKTEETYQFYSDSYLVNNPVFSSVSEIFDDKAKFLWEAENIAKHLFEAAENPRVQGGELFIVFFEDERESDERVDKIGIFKTEKRDSFLKIFPKNGSTLSEVEGFEIEKDQGISLSKIDKAALIYNNNKESGYVLSVVDNNKNGDMYYWFEDFLKVKQRDDEYFHTQEALMVYKDYITKQLPQEFEVSRADQADFLNQSINFFKEKEEFKLDEFAAEVLKDEHVIESFNNYKTDYEQEMQINIAEEFPISEAAVKKTQRHFKSIIKLDKNFHIYIHGDRKMLEQGQDEKGKFYMLYFDKEV encoded by the coding sequence ATGTTTACAAAAATTGTAGTCCACAGAGTCGGAAATAAAATCAACGGAGAATCACTTATACTTTCACAGGAAGAGCTTCAATTGGATGAAGGCACGGTAGAAATGCTTGAAAATTACTTTTTAGGTTCTTTTAAAACAGAAGAAACCTACCAATTTTACAGCGATTCTTATTTGGTAAATAATCCGGTTTTCAGTTCGGTATCTGAAATTTTTGACGATAAAGCGAAGTTCCTTTGGGAAGCAGAAAATATTGCAAAACATCTTTTCGAAGCTGCAGAAAACCCAAGAGTTCAGGGTGGAGAATTATTCATCGTATTCTTTGAAGACGAAAGAGAAAGTGACGAAAGAGTTGATAAAATAGGGATTTTTAAAACCGAAAAAAGAGATTCTTTCTTAAAGATTTTCCCTAAAAATGGCAGCACCCTGAGCGAAGTCGAAGGGTTTGAAATTGAAAAAGATCAGGGAATCAGCCTTTCAAAAATCGATAAAGCTGCTTTAATCTATAATAACAATAAAGAAAGTGGATATGTACTTTCCGTGGTTGACAACAACAAAAACGGAGATATGTATTACTGGTTTGAAGATTTCTTAAAGGTAAAACAGCGTGACGATGAATATTTTCACACGCAGGAAGCTTTGATGGTTTACAAAGATTATATCACCAAACAGCTTCCTCAGGAATTTGAAGTTTCAAGAGCAGATCAGGCTGATTTTCTGAACCAGTCTATTAATTTCTTTAAAGAAAAAGAAGAGTTTAAACTGGATGAATTTGCTGCTGAAGTTTTGAAAGACGAGCATGTAATTGAAAGTTTTAACAATTATAAAACCGATTACGAACAGGAAATGCAGATCAATATTGCAGAAGAATTCCCGATAAGTGAAGCGGCAGTGAAAAAAACTCAGCGACATTTCAAAAGTATTATTAAATTAGATAAAAATTTCCATATTTACATTCATGGTGATCGAAAAATGCTAGAGCAGGGGCAGGATGAGAAAGGGAAATTTTATATGCTTTATTTTGATAAAGAAGTATAG
- a CDS encoding RagB/SusD family nutrient uptake outer membrane protein, whose amino-acid sequence MKSLTKALVCGTMMLGMLSCEDDLRLEPENNITQNSFYTTELQIQQALSGVYSAMINSSSRGGYDVNFYLLASEVRSNNFNAISQNGNRDYYAINRFQDTSSTEEMEILWEDAYQQISYANMLLSRIDAVPFAVAATKEQYRSEARFLRAYAYFELMRSFGKVPLIDHPVSPEEAATIQRTDLATLYNFITSEIESSIGGLKNTYDNANKGRITKSAAHAMLGRIYLTGSGYPLNNGAYVAKAKDHLFTVIQGEGQFVTFAPNYADLFKSANDNKYHIFEIQHISGGLSQGSYLPSYVSPNFGVTDPFYNPQGSLFSSAELGVSQSLIDAYEPGDLRLPLTIKTSFIAQNGQPDQAKFFVKFREKGIVLTNRYDWPINFPIIRYADVLLMYAEVLNSQGNTAAAVPYLNKIRQRAGLTAVSTSISANDFTTALRKERRVEFAGEGVYWHDLVRWNTAVNVINQAAASLNYNFTITTNDYLYQIPLSQIQVAGYEQNP is encoded by the coding sequence ATGAAATCTCTCACAAAAGCATTGGTATGTGGAACAATGATGTTGGGAATGCTGAGTTGTGAAGACGATTTAAGACTCGAACCGGAAAATAATATTACCCAAAATTCTTTTTATACGACAGAATTACAGATTCAGCAGGCGTTGTCTGGAGTATATTCTGCGATGATAAATTCCTCATCAAGAGGTGGCTATGATGTTAATTTTTATTTATTGGCGTCAGAAGTTCGTTCTAATAATTTTAATGCCATCTCGCAAAACGGAAATAGAGATTATTACGCCATCAATCGCTTTCAGGATACTTCTTCTACAGAAGAAATGGAAATTCTTTGGGAAGATGCTTATCAGCAGATTTCTTACGCCAATATGCTTTTATCAAGAATTGATGCTGTACCTTTTGCAGTGGCGGCAACAAAGGAACAGTATCGATCTGAAGCCCGTTTTTTAAGAGCCTATGCTTATTTTGAGCTGATGCGAAGTTTCGGAAAAGTTCCTTTAATCGATCATCCTGTAAGTCCGGAAGAAGCTGCCACAATTCAAAGAACAGATTTGGCAACGCTTTATAATTTCATTACTTCAGAGATTGAATCATCTATTGGAGGTTTAAAAAACACCTACGATAATGCAAACAAAGGAAGAATAACAAAATCAGCGGCTCATGCCATGTTAGGAAGAATTTATCTTACCGGGTCTGGTTATCCGCTCAATAATGGAGCGTATGTTGCCAAAGCAAAAGACCATTTATTTACCGTTATTCAGGGAGAAGGTCAGTTTGTCACCTTTGCGCCTAATTACGCAGATTTATTTAAAAGTGCGAATGATAATAAATACCATATTTTCGAAATTCAGCATATCAGTGGCGGTTTGTCTCAAGGTTCTTATTTGCCAAGTTATGTCTCACCAAATTTTGGAGTGACTGATCCTTTCTACAATCCGCAAGGAAGTTTGTTTAGTTCTGCGGAATTAGGTGTTTCACAATCATTGATTGATGCCTATGAACCAGGAGATTTGAGACTTCCGTTAACAATTAAAACCAGCTTCATTGCGCAAAATGGTCAACCGGATCAGGCTAAATTTTTTGTAAAATTCCGTGAAAAAGGAATCGTTCTAACTAATCGTTACGACTGGCCGATTAATTTCCCGATTATACGTTATGCAGACGTTCTTTTGATGTATGCAGAAGTTTTAAATAGTCAAGGAAATACAGCTGCTGCGGTTCCATATTTAAACAAAATTCGTCAGAGAGCAGGTCTTACAGCGGTTTCTACCTCTATTTCTGCGAATGATTTTACCACGGCGCTTCGAAAAGAAAGAAGAGTTGAATTTGCAGGTGAAGGTGTTTATTGGCATGATTTGGTACGTTGGAATACGGCTGTAAATGTCATCAACCAAGCTGCAGCAAGTCTTAATTACAACTTTACGATTACAACCAATGATTATCTGTATCAGATTCCTTTATCTCAAATTCAGGTTGCGGGATATGAACAGAATCCTTAA
- a CDS encoding response regulator: protein MKTIFIVEDETGIRDALQLLLSFENYDVRSFATVEAFNNRDQSVIPDVFILDVRLPDGSGTDLCNQIKEDEATSKIPVMIISAHAKAENVINSCDADEFISKPFDIDDVLVKIEKLTA from the coding sequence ATGAAAACAATTTTTATCGTAGAAGATGAGACAGGCATCAGAGATGCATTACAATTGCTCCTGTCATTCGAAAATTATGACGTACGTTCATTTGCAACCGTTGAAGCCTTCAACAATAGAGATCAATCGGTTATTCCGGATGTTTTTATTTTAGATGTAAGATTACCCGATGGTTCAGGAACCGATTTATGCAATCAAATAAAAGAAGATGAAGCTACCTCAAAAATTCCTGTAATGATCATCAGTGCTCATGCAAAAGCCGAAAATGTAATCAATTCTTGTGATGCCGATGAATTTATTTCTAAACCATTTGACATTGATGATGTTCTTGTTAAAATTGAAAAACTAACGGCTTAA
- the thiM gene encoding hydroxyethylthiazole kinase, giving the protein MENNLWNNILQVRNTSPLVHSITNYVVMNSTANAVLAIGASPIMAHAKSEVEEMVNISHSLVVNIGTVDEYWEESILLAVKKANELNKPWILDPVGSGATSYRDSVLSKILSLNPTVIRGNASEIIALSKASKTITKGVDSTAKSNEAVEAAKILVQNHKSLVCISGETDIIISENQEIHLKNGHPMMTKVTGLGCTATALIGSFIGVIDDKTEAIIAAMSLLGIAGEIAAKQSAGPGSLQLNIIDKLYNITEDEFYDHLKMLKQ; this is encoded by the coding sequence ATGGAAAATAATCTTTGGAACAATATCCTTCAAGTACGCAACACTTCTCCCCTTGTTCACAGTATCACCAATTATGTGGTAATGAACAGCACTGCCAATGCGGTTTTAGCAATTGGCGCATCACCTATAATGGCTCATGCAAAATCTGAAGTGGAAGAAATGGTAAATATTTCGCACTCACTGGTTGTCAATATCGGTACAGTTGATGAATATTGGGAAGAATCAATTCTTCTGGCTGTAAAAAAAGCGAATGAATTAAACAAACCCTGGATTTTAGATCCTGTTGGATCCGGAGCAACCTCTTATCGTGATTCGGTTTTAAGTAAGATTCTTTCTTTAAACCCGACCGTTATCAGAGGAAATGCCTCTGAAATTATCGCTCTTTCAAAAGCCAGTAAAACCATTACAAAAGGAGTCGACAGTACAGCAAAAAGTAATGAAGCTGTAGAAGCTGCCAAAATATTAGTTCAAAACCACAAATCATTAGTTTGTATTTCAGGAGAAACCGATATCATCATTAGTGAAAATCAAGAAATTCATTTAAAAAATGGTCATCCGATGATGACAAAAGTTACCGGATTGGGTTGTACAGCAACTGCACTGATTGGTTCTTTTATCGGAGTTATTGATGACAAAACAGAAGCTATTATTGCTGCAATGAGTTTATTGGGTATCGCAGGAGAAATAGCAGCTAAACAAAGTGCAGGTCCGGGAAGTTTACAACTCAATATCATTGATAAACTGTACAATATTACAGAAGATGAGTTTTATGATCATTTAAAAATGCTAAAACAATGA